The following are encoded together in the Citrobacter arsenatis genome:
- a CDS encoding methyl-accepting chemotaxis protein, with the protein MKSNMPVTQIEHTLNDKATLLSTTDKESHITYANSAFIDASGFNEHQLMGEPHNIIRHPDMPPAAFADMWYTLQQGDSWTGMVKNRRQNGDHYWVRANVTPVWHNEKLTGYISVRTVPSRDEITQSENLYQKINNQQFKGFRLFKGIIIRRGIMSWASMFKWLSISQRVNYSLGVTALLAVLFIFVPVNPFIQAGGLLFIFLMLAIYLKYQICQPVNTLLTQMKKVVSGRKPDNCHLNRVDEIGMLMRLVNQSGLNLNSLVDDVSTQISGIRAISQRVSKEGTALHKRSEETSADLQQTAAAIEEIGSAVQQTAETAAHTMTMADKTSANAAKGGDIMKQTIAMMQAISRDNGQIVDIIGVIDSIAFQTNILALNAAVEAARAGESGRGFAVVAAEVRNLAQHSASAAKEIKQLIEKNVANVNSGVKMVEQTETHLTGMIGDVLQMSMMIKDISLATREQTQALDLINDSISRVGTMTHNNAEMVERVTDATADLTQRSSRLQQAVQVFGVSA; encoded by the coding sequence ATGAAAAGTAACATGCCCGTTACACAAATTGAGCACACACTTAACGATAAAGCGACGCTGCTTTCGACGACGGATAAAGAAAGTCATATTACTTACGCCAATTCCGCTTTTATCGACGCCAGCGGATTTAACGAACACCAGTTAATGGGCGAACCGCATAATATTATTCGCCATCCTGATATGCCTCCCGCTGCGTTCGCCGATATGTGGTACACGCTACAGCAGGGAGACAGTTGGACGGGGATGGTGAAAAACCGCCGGCAGAACGGCGACCATTACTGGGTTCGCGCTAACGTTACGCCGGTCTGGCACAATGAAAAACTCACCGGCTACATCTCGGTGCGTACCGTTCCTTCGCGCGATGAAATAACTCAAAGCGAAAACTTATATCAAAAAATTAATAATCAGCAATTTAAAGGGTTTCGCCTTTTTAAAGGCATTATCATTCGCCGCGGTATAATGTCATGGGCATCAATGTTTAAATGGCTGAGTATTAGTCAACGCGTCAATTATTCTTTAGGGGTAACCGCCCTGCTCGCTGTGCTATTTATCTTCGTTCCTGTTAATCCATTTATTCAGGCTGGAGGGTTGCTGTTTATATTTCTGATGCTTGCTATTTACCTTAAGTATCAAATTTGTCAGCCAGTTAATACGCTACTGACGCAAATGAAGAAAGTGGTGTCCGGTCGAAAACCAGATAACTGTCATTTAAATCGGGTGGATGAGATCGGAATGCTAATGCGTCTGGTTAATCAGTCCGGACTTAATTTGAATTCTCTGGTCGATGACGTTAGCACGCAAATATCCGGTATTCGCGCCATCAGTCAGCGGGTGTCAAAAGAAGGTACAGCGCTGCATAAGCGTTCAGAGGAAACTTCCGCCGATCTGCAACAGACGGCTGCCGCCATTGAAGAAATTGGCAGCGCGGTACAGCAAACCGCTGAGACTGCGGCACACACCATGACCATGGCCGATAAAACCAGCGCCAACGCAGCGAAAGGCGGCGATATCATGAAACAAACTATCGCCATGATGCAGGCGATATCACGTGACAACGGACAGATCGTCGACATCATTGGCGTAATCGACAGCATCGCCTTTCAGACCAATATTCTGGCGCTCAATGCTGCGGTTGAGGCCGCGCGAGCCGGGGAGTCCGGACGTGGTTTCGCGGTTGTCGCGGCAGAGGTCCGTAATCTGGCACAGCACTCGGCGTCAGCGGCAAAAGAGATCAAACAGCTTATCGAGAAGAACGTCGCCAACGTTAATAGCGGCGTCAAAATGGTGGAGCAAACGGAAACGCATCTCACCGGGATGATTGGTGATGTACTGCAGATGTCAATGATGATCAAAGACATTAGTCTGGCCACGCGCGAGCAAACCCAGGCGTTGGATCTGATTAACGATTCGATTTCACGCGTTGGCACCATGACGCACAACAACGCCGAGATGGTGGAGCGCGTCACCGACGCTACCGCCGATCTGACCCAGCGTTCATCGCGCTTACAGCAGGCCGTTCAGGTCTTTGGCGTATCAGCATAA
- a CDS encoding GNAT family N-acetyltransferase encodes MSIRFASKEDCAAIAEIYNHAVLHTAAIWNDQTVDAENRISWYEARQLMGYPVLVSEENGVVTGYASFGDWRNFDGFRHTVEHSVYVHPEHQGKGLGRALLSRLIEEARACGKHVMVAGIESQNQASLHLHSTLGFKTTAQMPQVGTKFGRWLDLTFMQLQLDDRRDPDAGR; translated from the coding sequence ATGTCAATTCGATTTGCCAGCAAAGAAGACTGTGCCGCCATTGCAGAAATCTACAACCACGCGGTACTGCATACGGCGGCTATCTGGAACGATCAAACGGTCGATGCCGAAAACCGTATTTCCTGGTATGAAGCCCGCCAGTTGATGGGCTATCCGGTGCTGGTGAGTGAGGAGAATGGCGTGGTCACGGGGTACGCCTCCTTTGGCGACTGGCGTAACTTTGATGGATTCCGCCATACCGTTGAACATTCGGTGTATGTACATCCTGAGCATCAGGGAAAGGGGCTGGGGCGAGCGCTGCTCAGCAGACTGATCGAAGAAGCGCGCGCGTGCGGCAAGCACGTGATGGTGGCGGGCATTGAGTCTCAAAATCAGGCGTCGCTACATCTGCACAGTACGCTGGGTTTTAAAACCACTGCGCAAATGCCGCAGGTTGGCACCAAATTTGGCCGCTGGCTGGATCTGACCTTCATGCAATTACAATTAGACGATCGCCGCGATCCGGATGCCGGCAGATGA
- the ansP gene encoding L-asparagine permease, giving the protein MNTNNTQAAEQHAAKRRWLNAHEEGYHKAMGNRQVQMIAIGGAIGTGLFLGAGARLQMAGPALALVYLVCGIFSFFILRALGELVLHRPSSGSFVSYAREFLGEKAAYVAGWMYFINWAMTGIVDITAVALYMHYWGAFGDVPQWVFALGALAIVGTMNMIGVKWFAEMEFWFALVKVLAIVIFLVVGTVFLGTGKPLDGNATGFHLITDNGGFFPHGLLPALVLVQGVVFAFASIELVGTAAGECKDPQTMVPKAINSVIWRIGLFYVGSVVLLVLLLPWNAYQAGQSPFVTFFSKLGVPYIGSIMNIVVLTAALSSLNSGLYCTGRILRSMSMGGSAPKFMAKMSRQQVPWAGILATLVVYVVGVFLNYLVPSQVFEIVLNFASLGIIASWGFIMVCQMRLRRAIKEGKTADVSFKLPGAPFTSWLTLLFLLSVLVLMAFDYPNGTYTIASLPLIAILLVAGWFGVRKRVAEIHRTAP; this is encoded by the coding sequence ATGAACACAAACAACACGCAAGCCGCGGAACAACATGCGGCGAAACGACGCTGGTTGAATGCCCACGAAGAGGGGTATCACAAAGCGATGGGGAATCGACAGGTACAAATGATCGCCATTGGCGGCGCAATTGGTACCGGGTTGTTTTTAGGCGCAGGCGCACGCTTGCAGATGGCCGGTCCTGCTTTGGCGCTGGTCTATCTGGTGTGCGGTATTTTTTCGTTCTTTATACTGCGCGCGCTCGGAGAACTGGTTTTGCATCGCCCTTCCAGCGGTAGCTTTGTCTCTTACGCCCGTGAATTTTTAGGTGAAAAAGCCGCCTATGTGGCTGGCTGGATGTACTTCATCAACTGGGCGATGACCGGTATTGTCGATATCACCGCAGTCGCGTTGTATATGCACTACTGGGGCGCATTTGGCGATGTACCGCAGTGGGTGTTCGCCCTCGGCGCACTGGCCATTGTCGGCACCATGAACATGATCGGCGTGAAGTGGTTCGCGGAGATGGAGTTTTGGTTTGCGCTGGTGAAAGTGCTGGCAATTGTCATTTTCCTGGTGGTGGGTACCGTCTTTTTAGGCACCGGAAAGCCGCTGGATGGTAACGCCACGGGTTTTCATCTGATTACCGACAACGGCGGCTTTTTCCCGCATGGCCTGCTTCCTGCCCTGGTACTGGTTCAGGGGGTGGTTTTCGCGTTTGCCTCTATTGAACTGGTAGGTACTGCCGCTGGTGAGTGCAAAGATCCGCAAACCATGGTGCCGAAAGCGATCAATAGCGTTATCTGGCGTATTGGACTGTTCTATGTGGGTTCGGTTGTGCTGCTGGTTCTGTTACTACCGTGGAACGCCTATCAGGCGGGACAAAGCCCGTTTGTTACCTTCTTCTCCAAGCTGGGCGTGCCGTACATTGGCAGCATCATGAATATTGTGGTGCTCACCGCGGCGCTTTCCAGCCTTAACTCAGGGTTGTATTGCACCGGGCGTATTTTACGTTCCATGTCGATGGGCGGCTCGGCGCCAAAATTCATGGCTAAAATGAGCCGTCAGCAGGTACCCTGGGCTGGGATCCTCGCCACGCTGGTCGTGTATGTTGTTGGGGTATTCCTGAACTATCTGGTGCCGTCACAGGTGTTTGAGATCGTGCTGAACTTCGCGTCATTGGGCATTATTGCGTCGTGGGGATTTATCATGGTCTGTCAGATGCGTCTGCGCCGGGCCATAAAAGAAGGTAAAACGGCTGACGTCAGTTTTAAGCTGCCGGGAGCACCGTTTACCTCGTGGCTCACGCTGCTGTTCTTGCTGAGCGTGCTGGTGCTGATGGCGTTTGATTATCCGAACGGTACCTATACCATCGCCTCATTACCGCTGATTGCTATCCTGCTGGTTGCGGGTTGGTTTGGCGTACGTAAACGCGTTGCAGAAATCCACCGCACCGCGCCATAA
- a CDS encoding YncE family protein, translated as MSLRHLFSPRLRGSLLLGSLLVASSFTTQAAEELLRKAVGKGAYEMAYSQQENALWLATSQSRKLDTGGVVYRLDPVTLEVTQVIHNDLKPFGATINNATQTLWFGNTVNSAVTAMDAKTGAVKGRLVLDARKRSEDVRPLQPRELVADDATNTVYISGIGKESVIWVVDGDAIKLKDTIQNTGKMSTALAVDSKAKRLYTANADGEFITIDTTTNKILSRKKLLDDGKEHFFINLSLDTAGNRAFVTDSKAAEVLVIDTRNGNVLAKVAAPESLAVLFNPVRNEAYVTHRQAGKVSVIDAKSYKVVKTFETPTFPNSLALSADGKTLYVSVKQKSTREQEATQPDDVIRIAL; from the coding sequence ATGTCTTTACGTCATCTGTTTTCGCCGCGTCTGCGTGGTTCTTTACTGTTAGGTTCACTGCTTGTTGCATCATCTTTTACTACGCAGGCTGCAGAAGAACTGCTGCGCAAAGCCGTGGGCAAAGGCGCCTATGAAATGGCGTACAGCCAGCAAGAGAACGCGCTATGGTTGGCGACCTCACAGAGCCGCAAACTGGATACCGGCGGGGTGGTTTACCGTCTTGATCCGGTCACCCTTGAAGTGACTCAGGTTATTCATAACGATCTCAAACCGTTTGGCGCCACCATCAACAACGCCACGCAAACGCTGTGGTTCGGCAACACGGTAAACAGCGCGGTAACGGCGATGGATGCCAAAACGGGTGCGGTGAAAGGACGTCTGGTGCTGGATGCACGTAAACGTTCTGAAGACGTTCGCCCGCTGCAGCCGCGTGAGCTGGTCGCCGATGATGCCACCAACACGGTATACATTAGCGGAATTGGTAAAGAGAGCGTGATTTGGGTGGTGGATGGTGATGCCATTAAACTGAAGGACACCATTCAAAATACCGGCAAAATGAGCACTGCTTTGGCTGTCGACAGCAAGGCTAAACGCCTGTACACCGCCAATGCGGACGGTGAATTCATCACCATTGATACCACTACCAACAAAATTCTCAGCCGCAAAAAGCTGCTGGATGATGGAAAAGAGCATTTCTTTATCAACCTGAGTCTGGACACCGCGGGCAACCGCGCCTTTGTCACCGACTCTAAAGCAGCAGAAGTGCTGGTTATCGACACCCGTAATGGCAACGTACTGGCAAAAGTCGCTGCGCCGGAATCCCTGGCCGTGCTGTTTAACCCAGTGCGTAACGAAGCCTACGTGACCCATCGTCAGGCCGGAAAAGTGAGCGTGATCGACGCGAAAAGCTATAAAGTCGTTAAAACGTTCGAGACCCCAACATTCCCGAACAGCCTGGCGCTCTCTGCCGATGGTAAGACCCTGTATGTCAGCGTGAAACAGAAGTCTACTCGCGAGCAGGAAGCCACCCAGCCGGACGATGTTATTCGTATTGCGCTGTAA
- a CDS encoding helix-turn-helix domain-containing protein, translated as MNTIEDSINQRIGARIRIERESRGWSLTELAERAGVSRAMIHKIERGESSPTATLLGRLSGAFGISMSMLIARAEMQEGKLLRFADQPVWHDPQSHYLRRHVSPRSDLPIDLVQIELPAGSDIPMPASSYVQARQLIWLQQGELVFVEGDVRHEMQAGDCLELGPPNDCRFINETAQPCVYLVVRLNHVVS; from the coding sequence ATGAATACTATTGAAGACAGCATAAATCAACGGATCGGTGCAAGAATTCGCATTGAGCGGGAATCTCGCGGCTGGTCACTGACGGAACTTGCCGAGCGCGCAGGCGTGTCGCGGGCGATGATCCATAAAATAGAGCGCGGTGAGAGCAGTCCTACGGCCACGCTGCTGGGCAGGCTTTCCGGCGCCTTTGGTATCAGCATGTCCATGCTGATTGCGCGTGCCGAAATGCAGGAGGGCAAGCTGCTGCGCTTCGCAGACCAGCCCGTCTGGCACGACCCGCAAAGTCACTATCTGCGCCGCCATGTTTCACCGCGTAGCGATCTGCCGATCGATCTGGTGCAGATAGAATTGCCCGCTGGAAGCGATATCCCGATGCCAGCTTCCTCCTACGTGCAGGCCAGACAGCTTATCTGGCTACAACAAGGAGAACTCGTTTTTGTGGAAGGGGACGTGCGCCATGAAATGCAGGCTGGCGATTGCCTGGAGCTTGGCCCGCCGAATGACTGTCGATTTATCAATGAAACCGCGCAACCCTGCGTTTACCTGGTTGTGCGGTTAAATCATGTCGTCAGCTAA
- a CDS encoding MsnO8 family LLM class oxidoreductase: protein MSYRLSILDKSPIGEGETAAIALARTLRLAQLAEEWGYHRFWIAEHHNTPQLASPSPELVIAWILGQTQRIRVGSGGVMLQHYSPYKVAENFNLLASLAPGRVDLGVGKAPGGLPLSTQALQQGLHQEEKGSFADQLSQLNAWLTLSGTESGEAVFPTPIPPQPPEGFVLGASVQSAQSAARSDWNFIFAAHLNGDKALLRDVLSFWQIHSTRPTIVAVQVIVADSHDAAAQLAENVQIWGVELEDGQRVTVGSEEQALAFAAQAGSPPRKIARRELALLYGTAQEVMAKLKTLHTQFGIDEFIIDTPVAEGHARLTSLRLLAQAHDAVEVL from the coding sequence ATGTCATATCGCCTGAGTATTCTGGATAAAAGCCCCATCGGGGAAGGTGAAACCGCCGCGATTGCGCTTGCCCGGACATTGCGCCTGGCGCAACTGGCAGAAGAGTGGGGATACCATCGTTTCTGGATCGCGGAACACCATAATACGCCACAGCTGGCCAGCCCATCACCGGAGTTGGTGATCGCCTGGATCCTCGGACAAACCCAACGCATTCGCGTCGGTTCCGGCGGCGTGATGTTGCAACATTACAGCCCATACAAAGTGGCGGAAAACTTCAATCTTCTGGCATCGCTGGCACCCGGACGGGTCGATCTCGGCGTAGGGAAAGCCCCTGGCGGCTTACCGCTGTCGACTCAGGCGTTACAGCAAGGACTTCATCAGGAAGAAAAAGGCAGTTTTGCCGACCAGCTTTCCCAGCTTAACGCCTGGCTGACGCTGAGTGGAACGGAAAGCGGGGAAGCGGTATTCCCAACGCCAATCCCACCGCAACCGCCGGAAGGTTTTGTACTGGGGGCCAGCGTGCAAAGTGCACAGTCAGCAGCGCGATCCGACTGGAATTTTATCTTCGCGGCACACCTCAATGGTGATAAAGCGTTATTGCGTGACGTTTTATCCTTTTGGCAGATCCACAGCACTCGCCCGACGATAGTCGCCGTTCAGGTGATTGTGGCTGACAGTCACGACGCCGCCGCACAGCTGGCGGAAAACGTGCAAATCTGGGGCGTGGAGCTGGAAGATGGTCAACGCGTTACGGTAGGCAGCGAAGAGCAGGCGCTGGCATTTGCCGCGCAGGCTGGCAGCCCGCCACGCAAAATCGCGCGGCGTGAGCTGGCGTTGTTGTACGGCACCGCTCAGGAGGTGATGGCGAAGCTTAAAACCTTACACACACAATTTGGCATTGACGAGTTCATTATCGATACGCCTGTGGCGGAAGGTCACGCGCGTCTGACGTCGCTGCGTTTGTTGGCGCAAGCTCATGACGCCGTGGAGGTGCTCTGA
- a CDS encoding YgdI/YgdR family lipoprotein, with protein sequence MKKPFICLCAGVMLFTLAGCTTDYVMTTKSGQTITTQGKPKLDKDTGMTSYTDQDGNAREINSNDVAQLIEAN encoded by the coding sequence ATGAAAAAGCCATTTATCTGTCTGTGTGCTGGCGTAATGCTGTTTACCCTGGCAGGGTGTACCACCGATTACGTTATGACGACCAAAAGTGGACAAACCATCACCACCCAGGGTAAACCAAAACTGGATAAAGACACGGGAATGACCAGCTATACCGATCAGGATGGGAATGCGCGGGAAATTAACAGTAACGACGTAGCGCAGTTGATTGAAGCGAACTAA
- the pqqU gene encoding TonB-dependent receptor PqqU: protein MTIFSARYTAFYVSFLPLLFSPLALAASETNDQTLIVSATPQSVSELDTPAAVSVVDGEDMRLATPRINLSESLTSVPGLQVQNRQNYAQDLQLSIRGFGSRTTYGIRGIRLYVDGIPATMPDGQGQTSNIDISSIQNIEVLRGPFSALYGNASGGVMNVSTETGHEPPTIEASSYYGSFGTWRYGLKATGALGDGTQPGDVDYTVSTTRFTTHGYRDHSSAQKNLANAKLGVRIDDTSKLALIFNSVDSKADDPGGLTESEWRVDPQQSPRAEQFNTRKTIKQTQAGLRYERQLSVQDAISIMTYAGERETTQYQSIPIDPQLKPSHAGGVITLQRHYQGIDNRWTHRGELGIPVTFTTGLNYENMSENRKGYNNFRLVDGVPEYGQKGDLRRNERNLMWNVDPYLQSQWQLTQKLSLDAGVRYSSVWFDSNDRYIAPGNGDDSGDASYHKWLPAGSLKYAITDAWNVYLAAGRGFETPTINELSYRSDGQSGMNFALQPSTNDTIEIGSKTRIGDGLFTAALFQTNTDDEIVVESNNGGRTTYKNAGKTRRQGGELSWDQRFAGSWRVKAAWTWLDATYRSNVCGDQNCNGNRLPGIAQNMGFASLGYVPDEGWYAGADVRYMGDIMANDENTAKAPSYTVVGLNTGYKFYYSSLMVDLFGRVDNLFDKTYVGSVIVNESNDRYYEPAPGRNYGIGINLAWRFE, encoded by the coding sequence ATGACGATTTTTTCAGCCCGCTATACGGCATTTTATGTTTCTTTTCTGCCTCTCCTGTTCTCACCTTTAGCCCTGGCGGCAAGTGAGACAAACGATCAAACGCTGATCGTAAGTGCGACGCCACAGTCCGTTTCTGAGCTGGATACCCCTGCTGCCGTCAGCGTCGTTGACGGAGAGGATATGCGTCTGGCGACGCCGCGCATTAACCTGTCTGAATCCCTGACCAGCGTCCCGGGCCTGCAGGTGCAAAATCGACAGAACTACGCCCAGGACCTCCAGTTGTCGATCCGTGGATTTGGTTCGCGAACCACTTATGGCATTCGCGGCATTCGTTTATACGTTGATGGCATTCCAGCAACCATGCCGGATGGACAGGGTCAAACATCCAATATCGACATTAGCAGCATACAAAACATTGAGGTTTTACGTGGCCCCTTCTCTGCTCTGTATGGCAATGCGTCCGGCGGGGTGATGAATGTCAGCACAGAAACGGGACATGAGCCGCCCACCATTGAAGCCAGCAGCTATTACGGTAGTTTTGGCACCTGGCGCTACGGTTTAAAGGCCACCGGAGCACTGGGCGATGGGACTCAGCCTGGCGATGTAGATTACACCGTTTCAACAACCCGGTTTACCACCCACGGGTATCGCGATCACAGCAGCGCGCAAAAAAATCTGGCTAACGCCAAGCTGGGCGTACGCATTGACGATACAAGCAAACTGGCCCTGATTTTCAATAGCGTGGACAGTAAAGCCGACGATCCCGGCGGTCTTACCGAGTCGGAATGGCGGGTCGATCCGCAGCAGTCGCCGCGCGCTGAGCAATTCAATACGCGAAAAACCATCAAGCAGACCCAGGCGGGATTGCGCTATGAACGCCAGCTTAGCGTGCAGGATGCGATCAGCATCATGACCTATGCAGGGGAACGTGAAACCACTCAGTATCAGTCGATCCCGATAGACCCGCAGTTAAAACCGTCTCATGCCGGGGGCGTCATTACCCTGCAACGCCATTATCAGGGGATAGACAACCGCTGGACTCATCGGGGTGAGCTGGGCATACCCGTGACCTTCACCACCGGTCTGAATTATGAAAACATGAGCGAAAACCGTAAAGGCTACAATAATTTCCGTCTGGTTGATGGCGTGCCGGAGTATGGGCAGAAAGGCGACTTACGCCGTAACGAACGTAACCTGATGTGGAATGTCGACCCCTATCTGCAATCCCAGTGGCAATTAACGCAGAAGCTCTCACTGGATGCTGGCGTTCGTTACAGTTCAGTGTGGTTTGATTCTAACGATCGCTATATTGCGCCCGGTAATGGAGATGACAGCGGTGACGCCAGCTACCACAAATGGTTACCTGCCGGATCGTTAAAGTACGCTATCACCGATGCCTGGAACGTCTATCTGGCCGCGGGGCGCGGGTTCGAAACGCCGACCATTAACGAACTGTCCTACCGTTCTGACGGCCAAAGTGGGATGAATTTTGCCTTACAGCCTTCAACAAATGACACCATTGAAATCGGCAGCAAAACGCGTATCGGCGACGGATTGTTTACTGCGGCTCTGTTCCAGACCAACACGGACGATGAAATCGTCGTTGAAAGTAATAATGGCGGTCGTACGACCTATAAAAATGCCGGAAAAACCCGCCGTCAGGGAGGTGAGTTATCCTGGGACCAACGCTTTGCAGGAAGCTGGCGCGTAAAAGCGGCATGGACCTGGCTGGATGCAACCTACCGCAGCAACGTCTGTGGCGATCAAAACTGCAACGGCAACCGACTGCCCGGCATTGCACAAAACATGGGATTTGCATCACTGGGCTATGTACCCGATGAAGGTTGGTATGCGGGAGCAGATGTTCGTTATATGGGCGACATTATGGCCAATGATGAAAATACAGCAAAAGCTCCGTCATACACCGTTGTTGGCTTGAATACCGGTTATAAATTTTATTACAGCAGTCTCATGGTAGACCTGTTCGGTCGGGTGGATAATCTGTTTGATAAAACCTATGTCGGCTCGGTGATTGTGAATGAATCAAATGACAGATACTACGAACCAGCGCCAGGACGAAACTATGGCATAGGTATTAATCTGGCCTGGCGTTTTGAGTAA
- a CDS encoding amidohydrolase: MTLGSTLINWRRELHQYPELSLQEDATTARIHAWLHAADVNILPFELQTGLVAEIGQGDDVIALRADIDALPIEESADVPFRSLTPGVMHACGHDVHTSVMLGAALLLKQQETTLPGRVRILFQPAEESFGGAKTLIRAGALQNVAAIFAMHNEPGLPVGEFATRGGAFYANVDRFVLRINGKGAHAARPHEGKDAILLASQLVTVLQSVASRDVNTLDSVVLSVTRIQGGNTWNVLPESVELEGTLRTHRTQVQQQVKDRVNDIAAGFAHAFGAQIDVIWHAGPTALVNDDRWADIATAVAKQSGYTTHHADLHMGGEDFAVYLQNTPGAFVSIGSASEYGLHHPGFNPDERLIEPAAHYFAQLAKTAFAHL, translated from the coding sequence ATGACTCTCGGCTCAACGCTTATCAACTGGCGTCGTGAATTACACCAGTACCCGGAACTTTCTCTGCAGGAGGACGCAACCACGGCGCGCATCCACGCCTGGTTGCACGCAGCGGACGTCAATATTTTGCCGTTCGAGCTGCAAACCGGTCTGGTCGCGGAAATCGGTCAAGGAGACGATGTTATTGCGCTGCGGGCGGATATCGACGCGCTACCGATAGAAGAAAGCGCCGACGTTCCGTTTCGCTCCCTCACGCCGGGCGTGATGCATGCCTGCGGGCACGATGTTCACACCAGCGTTATGCTTGGCGCCGCGCTGCTGCTTAAACAGCAGGAAACAACTTTACCGGGGCGAGTACGTATTTTGTTTCAGCCAGCTGAAGAGAGTTTCGGCGGCGCAAAAACGCTGATCCGCGCCGGCGCGTTGCAAAACGTAGCGGCTATTTTTGCCATGCACAATGAGCCGGGTTTGCCGGTCGGCGAATTTGCCACACGCGGCGGTGCGTTCTATGCCAATGTTGATCGCTTTGTGCTGCGCATAAATGGCAAGGGCGCGCACGCAGCACGTCCACATGAGGGCAAAGATGCCATCCTGCTCGCCAGCCAGTTGGTAACGGTGTTGCAAAGCGTTGCCAGTCGCGACGTTAACACGCTGGATTCAGTCGTGCTCAGCGTGACCCGTATTCAGGGAGGAAACACATGGAACGTACTACCAGAGTCCGTTGAGCTGGAAGGGACGCTCAGAACGCACCGCACCCAGGTACAGCAGCAGGTTAAGGACCGGGTTAATGACATCGCAGCCGGATTTGCCCACGCTTTTGGCGCACAAATTGACGTAATCTGGCATGCGGGACCGACCGCGTTGGTAAATGATGATCGTTGGGCCGATATCGCCACCGCGGTGGCGAAACAGTCAGGCTACACCACCCACCATGCCGACCTGCATATGGGCGGGGAGGATTTTGCCGTCTACCTGCAAAATACGCCTGGCGCATTCGTCAGTATTGGCAGCGCCAGTGAATACGGCTTACATCACCCGGGATTCAATCCGGACGAGCGTTTAATTGAACCAGCCGCGCATTATTTTGCACAGTTAGCAAAAACGGCATTCGCACACCTTTAA
- a CDS encoding NADP-dependent oxidoreductase, whose amino-acid sequence MGQQTNRNRRWVLASRPHGAPVAENFRLEEDEVATPGEGQVLLRTVFLSLDPYMRGRMSDEPSYSPPVEIGGVMVGGTVSRVVSSNHPDYQPGEWVLSYSGWQDYDISDGSGLVKLGDNPEHPSWALGVMGMPGFTAYMGLLDIGQPKAGETLVVAAATGPVGATVGQIGKLKGCRVIGVAGGAEKCRHATEVLGFDVCLDHHAQDFAQQLAKACPQGIDIYYENVGGKVFDAVLPLLNTSARIPLCGLVSGYNATSLPAGPDRLPLLMATLLKKRIRMQGFIIGQDYGHRIHEFQREMGRWVKEGKIHYREQITDGLENAPQTFIGLLTGKNFGKVVIRLADDA is encoded by the coding sequence ATGGGTCAACAGACTAATCGTAACCGTCGCTGGGTACTGGCTTCCCGTCCGCATGGCGCACCGGTTGCGGAAAATTTCCGTCTTGAAGAGGATGAGGTGGCAACGCCGGGTGAAGGCCAGGTTTTGCTGCGTACCGTTTTTCTTTCTCTCGACCCGTACATGCGTGGCCGCATGAGCGATGAGCCATCTTACTCCCCGCCGGTAGAGATTGGCGGCGTGATGGTGGGCGGAACCGTAAGTCGCGTGGTGTCATCCAACCATCCTGATTACCAGCCAGGCGAGTGGGTACTGAGCTATAGCGGCTGGCAGGATTATGACATCTCCGACGGTAGTGGCCTGGTAAAGCTTGGCGATAATCCCGAGCATCCTTCCTGGGCACTGGGTGTTATGGGAATGCCGGGTTTTACCGCTTATATGGGGCTGCTGGATATCGGTCAGCCAAAAGCGGGAGAAACGCTGGTGGTAGCCGCCGCAACCGGCCCGGTTGGCGCAACGGTAGGGCAGATTGGTAAGCTCAAAGGCTGCCGGGTGATCGGCGTTGCAGGCGGGGCAGAGAAATGCCGACATGCCACCGAGGTGCTGGGCTTTGATGTCTGTCTCGATCACCACGCGCAAGATTTTGCGCAACAACTGGCAAAAGCCTGCCCGCAAGGTATCGATATTTATTACGAAAACGTTGGCGGTAAGGTATTTGACGCGGTCCTGCCGTTACTCAACACCTCTGCGCGCATTCCGCTGTGCGGACTGGTCAGCGGTTACAACGCCACTTCGCTGCCGGCAGGACCAGACAGATTACCGTTGCTGATGGCAACGCTGCTGAAAAAGCGTATCCGCATGCAGGGCTTTATTATTGGTCAGGATTACGGCCACCGCATTCATGAATTTCAGCGGGAGATGGGGCGCTGGGTAAAAGAGGGCAAAATCCATTACCGCGAACAAATCACCGACGGTCTGGAAAATGCGCCGCAGACCTTTATCGGTTTGCTGACTGGTAAAAATTTCGGCAAGGTGGTTATTCGTCTTGCTGACGATGCGTAA